A segment of the Parasphingopyxis algicola genome:
CGACAAGCCCAGCGAACGGGATGTGCGGTTTCTCGATCATTTCGGGGAATCGCGCTGGCTGCGCTGGTCGATTACGGAGCATGTCGAAGATTACGGGTTCGGCTATTCGGCGGTCGGATCTGTTCGCAATATCACGGCCGACCGAAAGGCGGAGCGGGAGCAGCGGACGTTGCGCGCCTTGGGCGAGCGGCGGCTCAAACAGCTTCGCAAGGCGTCTTTCGATCTGGAGGAAGCACGGAAAAAAGCGGTCGACGCAGATCGATCCAAATCGCGCTTCCTGGCGATGATGAGCCACGATATCCGTACGCCGATGAACGCGCTGCTCGCCACGCTCGAGTTGCTCAGCGTCTCCGAAGTCGATGCCGATCAGCGAGAGAAGCTGGAACTGGCGCTGGGTAGCGCCGATCAGCTTTTGCAGCTGTTGGCCGATATCATCGAACTGGCGCGGTCCGAAGGTTGGAAGATCATTCTGGACGAGAGCGATCTCGATCTTGAGGCATTCATGCGTTCGACCGTTCGCGCCTGGCAGCCTCTGGCACGCAAAAAGGGCCAAACGGTAACGCTCGCCATGGATCCGGATCTGCCCGAGGCGATTATCTCCGACAGGACGCGGCTAAGGCAGGTGCTCGACAATTTTATCAGCAACGCGATCAAATATACCGGCGCCGGATGGATTACGGTCAGCGCCGAGCGCTTGGACGGCGAGCTGCAAATCTCGGTATCGGATACCGGCGAGGGCATTCCGGAAGCTGAGCATGAGCGCCTTTTCGAAGAACTGGAACGGCTTGATCTGCCAGAAGGGGAAAGGCCGCAGGGAACCGGGCTGGGCCTGTCAATTTGCCGCCGTATCGCGGACGCCATGGACGGAACGATCGGCGTTAACAGCAAACCGGGCGAGGGCAGTCAGTTCTGGATGCGCATTCCCCTGAAAACTGGATCGAAGGATCGGGTGATCGTCCGCGAAGTCTTCGACGGAAAAGGCGATACAGCCACCATTGCCGGCCGGCCGCTCAACCTCCTGGTTGCGGAAGATGTCGAAGCCAACCGGATCGTCATGGCGTCGATGCTCGACAAGTTAAATTGCACCTATGAAATGGCATCCAACGGCCTCGAAGTGCTGTCCTTGCTGCCGAAAGGCAATTTCGATGCGATCTTAATGGATGTTTCCATGCCGCAGATGGACGGAATGGAGGCAACGCGACACATTCGGCGCAACGCCGGAGGCAAGCGGATTCTCATTTATGGCGTCACCGCCTTTGCCGCCCGGGATGAGCGGCTCGCCATTCTGGATTCCGGCATGGACGGCTTGTTGATCAAGCCGGTCAGCCTGGCGTCGCTTCACAACCTGTTGCTCCAAATCGTACAGACCATCGAGCCGGCGACCGTGCATAAGCCGCCGCCAGAGAATATGGACAACGGCACCGATATCGGGACAGCCATTCGGTCGATCGACAGCGGCAAACTGGAGGAGCAGCTGTTGTCGGTTCCCGAGGAGCAAAGAGGCACGCTCGGCGATGCGATCCAACAAGACCTGACGAACTGGTACGAGCGGTTCGGTGACGCATGGCGACAGGGCGATGACGGGGCCCTGTCTCGTGCGCATCATGCGTTGAAGGGCATCTGTCGCGGTTTCGGCGCTGAATTGCTGTTGGATACGCTCGACAGGGTGAAGGCTGGCGAGTCCGATACACTGGACGAGGCGAATGCTGTGCACGCGGACACGATTACCGCCATAGGCGCAATCGTGGATGGTCACCGGCAGAATGATGCGGCAAATTCAAAAGAGCAACAATCGGAGGCAAGTAGCGGATGAAGGGCGTGATTTTTTCGGAGCTGATACGCTTCATGGAGCAGGCGAAGTCGGCGGAGTTTGCCGACTCCGTGATTACGGGCGCGAATTTGCCGAATGACGGTGCCTATACCAGCGTCGGCAACTATCCTTCGGATCAGGCCCTGACCCTGGTCGGCGAGGCATCGGCCCAGTCGGGCATCGAAGCTGCCGAATTGTGTCGTCTTTTCGGCCATTATCTCTATGGCCGCTTCATGATCCTCTACCCGCACATCATGGAAAATTACCAGACGGCCGACGCGCTCTTGCTGCATGTGGGGAGTCATATCCATGCGGAAGTCTGCACGCTGTATCCCGATGCC
Coding sequences within it:
- a CDS encoding ATP-binding protein, yielding MATDDLPSDIDSMRKALALAERRLARSEAARIEAESILDSKSRSLVAMGDQLKQQEADLLKQVDRDTQMLVSAQKLAQVATLHVDADGRFVGSENLADIVGSRIPITNLQQMIAMIHPLEPAETMAVLMDTLKGGLIDKPSERDVRFLDHFGESRWLRWSITEHVEDYGFGYSAVGSVRNITADRKAEREQRTLRALGERRLKQLRKASFDLEEARKKAVDADRSKSRFLAMMSHDIRTPMNALLATLELLSVSEVDADQREKLELALGSADQLLQLLADIIELARSEGWKIILDESDLDLEAFMRSTVRAWQPLARKKGQTVTLAMDPDLPEAIISDRTRLRQVLDNFISNAIKYTGAGWITVSAERLDGELQISVSDTGEGIPEAEHERLFEELERLDLPEGERPQGTGLGLSICRRIADAMDGTIGVNSKPGEGSQFWMRIPLKTGSKDRVIVREVFDGKGDTATIAGRPLNLLVAEDVEANRIVMASMLDKLNCTYEMASNGLEVLSLLPKGNFDAILMDVSMPQMDGMEATRHIRRNAGGKRILIYGVTAFAARDERLAILDSGMDGLLIKPVSLASLHNLLLQIVQTIEPATVHKPPPENMDNGTDIGTAIRSIDSGKLEEQLLSVPEEQRGTLGDAIQQDLTNWYERFGDAWRQGDDGALSRAHHALKGICRGFGAELLLDTLDRVKAGESDTLDEANAVHADTITAIGAIVDGHRQNDAANSKEQQSEASSG
- a CDS encoding heme NO-binding domain-containing protein translates to MKGVIFSELIRFMEQAKSAEFADSVITGANLPNDGAYTSVGNYPSDQALTLVGEASAQSGIEAAELCRLFGHYLYGRFMILYPHIMENYQTADALLLHVGSHIHAEVCTLYPDARPPIVETSVKDDRVVMRYQSHRPMAAIAFGLVQGCMEEFGDRRTLEWDIADNGKSATFTIH